In the Candidatus Bathyarchaeota archaeon genome, one interval contains:
- a CDS encoding Lrp/AsnC family transcriptional regulator encodes MKAKNQLVFLDDLDCAILRILQVNARQTYTEIGRRLNLAHSTIYDHIKKMEERGIIKKYAVVIDHKKAGVDFLTAIVTIFTDPKESDMVAKKLAKHKQVSEVFTSLSEELLIIAKIVAENQEKLHSFIAQFVAPLPGVLRIRTSIITRKYKEENFSL; translated from the coding sequence ATGAAGGCGAAAAATCAACTCGTTTTTCTTGATGATTTAGATTGTGCTATACTAAGGATTCTTCAAGTAAACGCTAGACAAACCTACACAGAAATTGGGCGGCGTTTAAATTTGGCGCATTCTACGATTTATGATCATATAAAGAAAATGGAAGAACGTGGAATTATCAAGAAGTATGCTGTTGTGATTGACCATAAAAAGGCTGGAGTGGATTTTCTTACTGCTATTGTGACTATTTTCACTGATCCGAAAGAAAGTGATATGGTTGCGAAAAAACTGGCGAAACACAAACAGGTGTCGGAAGTTTTTACTTCGCTCTCTGAGGAATTGCTTATAATTGCGAAAATAGTGGCGGAAAACCAAGAGAAACTGCATTCCTTTATCGCGCAATTTGTTGCTCCTCTACCGGGTGTGCTGCGGATTCGAACTTCCATTATTACAAGGAAATACAAAGAAGAAAATTTCTCCCTCTAG